In Ruminococcaceae bacterium R-25, one genomic interval encodes:
- a CDS encoding putative acetyltransferase yields the protein MRCIRNFLLRRKNENMELVQYKEEYKQLVFDFTDRCFEELGKKFEPEGRHYFYNDIESSFVSFLCLLDGEKLIGTVALKKIDDYTVELKALYLDKDYRGQHLGSSLIKAAIDEAKNLGYKSMVLDSMSKYKEAVRLYEKCGFKNTERFNDNIYADVFMRLEL from the coding sequence ATGCGATGTATCCGGAACTTCCTTCTCCGAAGAAAAAATGAGAATATGGAATTAGTTCAATATAAAGAAGAATATAAGCAGCTTGTTTTCGATTTTACTGACAGGTGTTTTGAAGAACTCGGCAAGAAGTTCGAGCCTGAAGGCCGCCATTATTTCTATAACGACATCGAAAGCTCTTTCGTATCTTTCTTATGCCTTTTAGACGGAGAAAAGTTGATAGGCACTGTTGCTTTAAAAAAGATTGACGATTATACTGTTGAGCTCAAAGCCTTATATCTTGATAAGGATTACAGGGGACAGCATTTAGGAAGCAGCCTGATAAAGGCAGCGATCGACGAGGCAAAAAATCTTGGCTATAAGAGCATGGTCCTTGATTCAATGTCGAAATACAAAGAAGCCGTAAGGCTCTACGAGAAGTGCGGATTCAAGAACACTGAGAGATTTAACGACAACATCTATGCTGACGTATTTATGAGGCTTGAGTTATAA
- a CDS encoding GrpB-like predicted nucleotidyltransferase (UPF0157 family): MGTKHVVVLPYDEAWKNDFEDIKAELMTVLSDLILRIEHVGSTSVPGLSAKPIIDIDVVIDGAESFEKVKTALGTIGYRHEGDLGIAGREAFKYEGKDHLRKHHLYVCSKDAAELKRHVSFRDYLLSDPDAVKEYGRIKEEGAKLYPYDIDKYIEYKSSFIESIYAKIANDSK; encoded by the coding sequence ATGGGTACAAAGCATGTAGTGGTTCTGCCTTATGATGAGGCGTGGAAAAATGATTTCGAAGATATAAAGGCTGAGCTTATGACGGTTCTGTCAGACCTCATCCTGCGCATTGAACATGTGGGCAGCACGTCTGTGCCGGGACTTTCTGCAAAACCCATAATAGATATTGATGTTGTTATAGATGGTGCGGAAAGTTTTGAAAAAGTAAAAACTGCACTCGGAACGATCGGTTACCGGCATGAGGGTGATCTTGGCATTGCCGGACGCGAAGCGTTTAAGTATGAAGGCAAAGATCATTTGAGAAAACATCATCTTTATGTGTGTTCAAAAGATGCTGCTGAATTGAAGAGACATGTATCATTCAGGGACTATCTTCTTTCTGATCCTGATGCTGTCAAAGAGTACGGCAGGATAAAAGAAGAGGGCGCTAAACTGTATCCTTATGACATAGATAAATATATTGAATACAAGTCTTCTTTTATCGAAAGTATCTATGCAAAGATCGCAAATGACAGCAAATAA
- a CDS encoding putative transcriptional regulator, with protein MGQIILRLDRVMADRKISLNELSEKVGVSNVNLSKMKNGKISAIRFSTLEAICDALDCQPGDILEYKKD; from the coding sequence ATGGGACAGATAATACTGAGATTAGACAGAGTAATGGCGGATCGTAAGATCTCGCTCAATGAATTGTCCGAAAAGGTCGGCGTATCAAATGTAAATCTTTCCAAGATGAAAAATGGAAAGATATCTGCAATCCGCTTTTCAACATTAGAAGCCATCTGCGATGCATTGGACTGCCAGCCTGGCGACATTCTGGAATACAAAAAAGATTAA
- a CDS encoding multimeric flavodoxin WrbA — protein MKITVINGTEYKGVTYRLKEMFLEPLRDKAEITEFYLPRDCPAFCAGCKVCFGKDAEKCKDARYIQPIAKALLEADLLVFTSPAYVFHATGAMKAMLDHFGYRWMPHRPAKEMFGKRAVIITQALGAGEGSAAKDIKDSLSWWGISCIRTYRYKLMGDIKWENLPEKKRSSITKSLTAASKKFATIDYSKPAHTSLITKAKFYAVRILQKNLGKRNPEYTDFKYWKANGWLDKARPWKG, from the coding sequence ATGAAGATAACAGTCATTAACGGAACAGAATATAAAGGCGTAACTTACCGCTTAAAGGAAATGTTTTTGGAGCCCTTAAGAGACAAGGCAGAGATAACTGAATTCTATCTGCCAAGGGACTGCCCTGCTTTCTGCGCAGGCTGCAAAGTATGCTTCGGTAAGGACGCGGAAAAGTGCAAGGACGCACGGTATATCCAGCCGATTGCGAAGGCTTTGCTCGAAGCAGATCTTCTGGTATTCACTTCACCGGCCTACGTCTTCCACGCCACCGGCGCAATGAAAGCTATGCTCGACCACTTCGGTTACAGATGGATGCCTCACCGCCCCGCAAAAGAGATGTTCGGAAAGCGCGCGGTCATCATCACCCAGGCTCTTGGTGCAGGAGAAGGTTCCGCCGCCAAAGATATTAAGGACAGCCTCTCCTGGTGGGGCATAAGCTGCATCAGGACCTACCGCTACAAACTGATGGGCGACATCAAATGGGAGAACTTGCCGGAGAAGAAGCGCTCTTCAATAACAAAGAGCCTGACAGCCGCATCCAAAAAGTTCGCCACCATCGATTACAGCAAGCCTGCCCACACCAGTCTCATAACCAAGGCCAAGTTCTATGCTGTCCGCATACTTCAGAAAAACCTCGGCAAAAGGAATCCTGAGTATACGGATTTTAAGTATTGGAAAGCAAACGGCTGGTTAGATAAGGCAAGGCCGTGGAAAGGGTAA
- a CDS encoding methyltransferase family protein, with product MAQQNIYDNEVFFDNFKGLRSDEINFNEVIETPIITAMLPDLKGKKILDIGCGMGQHAMQYSKAGAASVLGTDISEKMLSFAMENNAADNITYKRMAFEDIAQLNEKFDIITSSLAFDYSQDFEGLMKDVYSLLNNGGYLIFSMSHPISTAYDGVYDRYTRTKDGVRLYANLHNYGIEGERHFKWVVDDYEVYHRMFSSLVNAIAKAGFVIEECQESKVPDEILKAHPDKFGGVIHQPDFIFFRCRKNG from the coding sequence ATGGCACAGCAGAACATCTACGACAACGAAGTGTTTTTCGACAATTTTAAGGGGCTTCGAAGTGATGAGATCAACTTCAACGAAGTGATCGAAACACCGATCATCACCGCGATGCTTCCTGATCTGAAGGGCAAGAAGATACTTGATATCGGCTGCGGCATGGGCCAGCATGCAATGCAGTATTCAAAGGCTGGCGCTGCATCAGTTCTCGGTACGGATATATCTGAAAAGATGCTCTCATTTGCAATGGAAAACAATGCGGCAGATAACATCACTTATAAGCGTATGGCATTCGAAGACATCGCACAGCTCAATGAGAAATTCGACATCATTACAAGCTCTCTTGCATTCGATTATTCTCAGGATTTCGAAGGCCTTATGAAGGATGTATATTCGCTCCTTAACAATGGCGGATATCTTATCTTCTCGATGTCGCATCCGATCTCAACAGCATACGACGGAGTATACGACAGATACACAAGAACGAAAGACGGCGTAAGACTCTATGCAAATCTTCACAACTACGGTATCGAAGGCGAGCGCCATTTTAAATGGGTCGTCGACGATTACGAAGTCTATCACAGAATGTTTTCGTCGCTCGTAAATGCGATCGCAAAAGCAGGATTCGTAATAGAAGAATGCCAGGAATCAAAAGTGCCGGATGAGATACTTAAAGCGCACCCGGATAAATTCGGCGGCGTGATCCACCAGCCCGACTTTATCTTTTTCAGGTGCAGGAAAAACGGATGA
- a CDS encoding MoxR-like ATPase — MNSFSEKLVGNVNKVIVGKDKQIELLLVSLLVGGHVLLEDVPGTGKTKTARALAQSLGLDFKRVQFTIDLLPSDLTGINYFDRQANEFVFRKGPVFTNILLADEINRATARTQSSLLECMEEKQVTVDGETRKLDLPFLVIATQNPVESQGTFPLPEAQLDRFLMMIKMDYPTHDESIEILKRFATEDPLNDLASVTNREEIKEMQDKVKKIFVSDLLYDYATRIVEATRESADIAIGASPRALLAFVAAAKALAFIRGRKNCVPDDFKELAVPVLAHRLTLRSQRALSSDGKLMLKRDSSEAILTKILNSVSCPTEDFSK; from the coding sequence ATGAATTCATTTTCTGAGAAACTCGTCGGTAATGTCAACAAAGTCATCGTCGGAAAAGATAAGCAGATAGAACTTCTGCTCGTATCACTCCTTGTCGGAGGACACGTTCTTTTAGAAGACGTTCCCGGCACGGGAAAGACTAAGACAGCAAGAGCTTTGGCACAGTCTTTGGGTCTTGATTTTAAGAGAGTCCAGTTTACGATCGACCTCCTGCCGTCTGACCTTACAGGTATTAACTATTTCGACCGTCAGGCAAATGAATTCGTATTCCGCAAAGGTCCTGTTTTCACAAATATCCTTCTTGCAGATGAGATCAACCGTGCTACGGCAAGAACACAGTCGAGCCTTCTCGAGTGTATGGAAGAAAAGCAGGTAACGGTTGACGGTGAGACAAGAAAATTGGATCTCCCTTTCCTCGTAATCGCTACACAGAACCCTGTCGAATCACAGGGAACATTCCCGCTTCCTGAAGCACAGCTTGACCGTTTCCTCATGATGATCAAGATGGATTATCCTACTCACGATGAGAGCATCGAGATCTTAAAGAGATTCGCAACTGAAGACCCGCTCAATGATCTTGCCTCAGTAACGAACAGGGAAGAGATTAAGGAGATGCAGGATAAGGTTAAGAAGATCTTTGTATCTGACCTTCTCTACGATTATGCGACAAGGATCGTTGAAGCTACCAGAGAATCAGCAGATATCGCTATCGGTGCGAGCCCCAGAGCACTCCTTGCTTTCGTTGCTGCTGCAAAGGCTTTGGCATTTATCAGAGGCAGAAAGAACTGCGTACCGGATGATTTCAAGGAACTTGCAGTTCCTGTACTTGCACACCGTCTTACACTGCGTTCACAAAGAGCTCTTTCTTCTGACGGTAAGCTCATGTTAAAGCGTGACAGCTCGGAAGCTATCCTTACGAAGATATTGAATTCCGTTTCCTGCCCGACTGAGGACTTCAGCAAGTAA
- a CDS encoding Ca-activated chloride channel family protein produces the protein MKRKVIAAILTGTMVLSATACSNAKSASTTVAAHNDSPMAQVDSYLGGDVYYEPTEAGYEETTVANGESGKDFNTEEYNIIKENGFVKVSQSPLSTFAADVDTGSYCNLRRIINQGYNLSNVASAIRTEEMVNYFDYKVDNKDDVFSVQYSVGECPWNKENKLLVMTMQANSEVKVTSEGNNFVFLIDSSGSMNSQDKLPLVKESFKLLAGNLGPNDRVSIVTYSGSSDTLLEGSNDYNKICKALDKISASGGTNGSGGINAAYKCAEKNFVKGGNNRVIIASDGDMNLGITSQSGLVDLIKEKKETGVFLTVLGYGTGNYSDANMESIADAGNGNYFYIDSIDEAERVLCEKLMQTTVTVAKDVKFQVEFNPYEVAEYRQIGYENRQMSAKDFDDDKKDGGEIGAGAQVTVCYELKLRDPNEKPEDDLKYQDTVLSDNAKNGELCTVSVRYKAPDEDESRLIKYPLKDNGISNKDDFNFICGIIETSMVMRDSEYKGNATYDSAYELAKSGTGNNKYREEFCRLIKKLG, from the coding sequence ATGAAGAGAAAGGTAATAGCAGCAATACTTACAGGAACAATGGTATTGTCAGCAACTGCTTGCTCCAATGCAAAGTCAGCAAGCACAACAGTAGCAGCTCACAATGATTCACCAATGGCACAAGTAGATTCCTATTTAGGAGGCGATGTCTACTACGAGCCTACAGAAGCAGGCTACGAAGAAACCACTGTGGCTAACGGTGAATCAGGCAAGGATTTCAACACAGAAGAATACAACATCATTAAAGAGAATGGTTTTGTAAAAGTTTCCCAGAGCCCTCTGTCGACTTTTGCGGCAGATGTTGATACCGGTTCTTACTGCAACTTAAGAAGAATCATCAACCAGGGCTATAACTTAAGCAATGTAGCTTCAGCGATCAGAACTGAAGAGATGGTCAATTATTTCGATTATAAGGTAGATAACAAAGACGATGTATTCAGCGTTCAGTATTCTGTCGGTGAATGTCCCTGGAATAAGGAAAACAAGCTCCTTGTAATGACGATGCAGGCTAACAGCGAAGTTAAAGTCACTAGCGAGGGCAATAACTTTGTATTCCTTATCGACTCATCCGGTTCCATGAACAGCCAAGATAAGCTTCCTCTCGTAAAAGAGAGCTTCAAGCTCCTTGCAGGAAACTTAGGACCTAATGACAGAGTATCAATCGTTACTTATTCCGGAAGCTCGGATACACTTCTTGAAGGTTCCAACGATTACAATAAGATCTGCAAAGCTTTAGACAAGATCTCCGCATCAGGCGGCACCAACGGTTCAGGCGGAATCAATGCAGCTTACAAGTGTGCTGAAAAGAATTTCGTTAAGGGCGGAAACAACAGAGTCATAATCGCATCTGACGGCGACATGAATCTCGGAATCACATCCCAGAGCGGCCTCGTAGACCTTATCAAGGAAAAGAAGGAAACAGGCGTATTCCTTACAGTATTGGGTTATGGCACAGGCAACTACAGCGATGCAAATATGGAATCCATTGCTGACGCAGGAAACGGCAATTACTTCTACATCGATTCTATCGACGAAGCTGAAAGAGTCCTTTGCGAAAAGCTCATGCAGACAACTGTAACAGTAGCCAAAGATGTTAAGTTCCAGGTAGAGTTTAATCCCTATGAAGTAGCTGAATACAGACAGATCGGCTACGAGAACAGACAGATGTCCGCAAAGGATTTCGATGACGATAAGAAAGACGGCGGCGAGATCGGTGCAGGCGCACAGGTAACAGTATGCTACGAGCTCAAGCTCAGAGATCCTAACGAAAAGCCTGAAGACGACCTCAAGTATCAGGATACTGTTCTTTCCGACAACGCCAAGAACGGCGAACTCTGCACAGTATCTGTCAGATATAAGGCACCCGACGAAGACGAGAGCAGGCTTATCAAGTATCCTCTCAAGGACAACGGAATCAGCAATAAGGATGACTTCAATTTCATCTGCGGCATCATCGAAACTTCAATGGTAATGAGAGACAGCGAATACAAGGGTAATGCGACCTACGATTCAGCTTATGAACTCGCTAAATCAGGTACAGGAAATAACAAGTACAGAGAAGAATTCTGCAGACTTATCAAGAAGCTCGGATGA
- a CDS encoding TfoX-like protein, whose product MASSKEYLDFILEQLSLLDDITYRAMMGEYIIYYRGKIIGGIYDDRFLVKQTKSSLAKMPDAELELPYEGAKEMIMVDEVENKEFLRELFDAMYPELPSPKKK is encoded by the coding sequence ATGGCATCAAGCAAAGAATACCTGGATTTTATCCTGGAACAGCTCTCGTTACTGGACGATATTACATACCGCGCCATGATGGGCGAATACATTATTTACTACAGAGGAAAGATAATAGGCGGAATCTATGATGACCGCTTCCTTGTAAAGCAGACAAAGTCATCTCTTGCAAAGATGCCTGATGCCGAACTGGAGCTCCCCTATGAAGGCGCCAAGGAAATGATAATGGTTGACGAAGTCGAAAACAAAGAGTTCTTAAGAGAGCTTTTCGATGCGATGTATCCGGAACTTCCTTCTCCGAAGAAAAAATGA
- a CDS encoding multimeric flavodoxin WrbA: MVITVINGQNHKGSTYNIGKILVDDLGENEVHEFFLPRDLNHFCTGCCSCIKDESLCPFFEEKKRIMDAVEKSDLLIFTTPTYCMRVSAPMKSFIDLTFTYWMSHKPRASMFSKKAVVISTAAGAGAKSAVKDVTNTLLYWGVPYVKSYGKAIQAANWEQVKPELKEKINKDMAALAKKLKDSKVHAGIKTRFLFSMMRMMQQKGMGAGEEERKYWQEQGWLDKARPWKAA; encoded by the coding sequence ATGGTCATTACGGTAATCAACGGACAGAACCACAAAGGAAGCACATATAACATCGGTAAGATACTTGTAGATGATCTCGGCGAAAACGAAGTCCACGAATTCTTCCTTCCGAGAGATCTGAATCACTTCTGCACCGGTTGCTGCAGCTGCATCAAGGACGAATCTCTTTGTCCTTTTTTCGAAGAGAAAAAGCGCATCATGGATGCAGTCGAAAAGTCCGACCTGCTCATCTTTACGACACCGACATACTGCATGCGCGTTTCTGCTCCGATGAAGTCATTTATCGATCTCACATTCACTTACTGGATGTCGCACAAACCGCGTGCATCCATGTTCTCAAAAAAGGCAGTCGTCATATCGACAGCTGCAGGCGCAGGTGCAAAGTCCGCAGTTAAAGACGTTACGAATACTCTTCTTTACTGGGGCGTTCCATACGTAAAAAGTTACGGAAAAGCAATCCAGGCTGCAAACTGGGAACAGGTAAAACCTGAGTTAAAAGAAAAGATCAATAAAGATATGGCCGCTCTCGCAAAAAAGCTTAAGGATTCAAAAGTCCATGCAGGCATAAAGACGCGCTTCCTATTTTCGATGATGCGCATGATGCAGCAAAAAGGCATGGGAGCAGGTGAAGAAGAAAGAAAGTACTGGCAGGAACAGGGCTGGCTTGATAAGGCCAGACCGTGGAAGGCCGCATAA
- a CDS encoding pyruvate formate lyase activating enzyme, whose amino-acid sequence MTVCKVCFRHCDIKEGMTGACGARTCKDGKVIVSNYGRVTALALDPIEKKPLSRFMPGSKILSYGSYGCNLFCPFCQNYDISRSKGEEFDETITPEELAYLADKYKDRGNIGVAFTYNEPLVSYEFVRDTAKLVKKMGMKNVLVTNGTVSPEIEEDILPYIDAMNVDIKSMSDETYRDFLKGDLNMTKAFIERAVKSCHVELTMLIVPGMNDSEEEMRELVSWISGLTDAEGNKIGSKIPLHISRFFPRYKLSDRKPTDVEKIYSLAELAREKLDFVYTGNC is encoded by the coding sequence ATGACCGTTTGTAAAGTCTGCTTCAGGCATTGTGATATCAAGGAAGGCATGACCGGAGCGTGCGGTGCGAGAACCTGCAAAGACGGGAAAGTCATTGTCTCTAACTACGGACGTGTTACGGCACTTGCATTAGACCCGATTGAAAAGAAACCGTTGTCGCGGTTTATGCCCGGTTCGAAGATCCTGTCTTACGGAAGTTACGGGTGCAATTTATTCTGTCCTTTCTGCCAGAACTACGATATATCGAGATCAAAAGGTGAAGAATTCGATGAGACGATAACGCCTGAAGAGCTTGCATATCTGGCTGATAAATATAAAGACAGAGGCAACATCGGTGTGGCCTTTACTTATAATGAGCCGTTGGTAAGTTATGAGTTCGTTAGAGACACTGCAAAGCTCGTAAAGAAAATGGGCATGAAGAATGTGCTCGTAACAAACGGCACAGTATCACCTGAGATCGAAGAAGATATCTTGCCATATATCGATGCAATGAATGTTGATATCAAGAGTATGTCCGATGAGACTTACAGGGATTTCTTAAAAGGCGATCTAAACATGACCAAGGCTTTTATCGAGCGTGCTGTAAAGTCCTGTCATGTGGAACTTACTATGCTGATAGTACCAGGCATGAATGACAGCGAAGAGGAGATGAGAGAACTCGTCTCATGGATATCCGGTCTTACTGATGCAGAAGGAAATAAGATTGGCAGCAAGATTCCTCTGCATATCTCAAGATTCTTTCCGAGATATAAGCTCAGCGACAGAAAGCCTACTGATGTGGAAAAGATATATTCTCTGGCTGAACTTGCAAGAGAAAAGCTGGATTTTGTTTATACGGGTAATTGCTAA
- a CDS encoding TetR family transcriptional regulator — protein MDTKQKILDEALTLFSEKGYANVFVGDIAQAVGIKAPSLYKHYKSKKAIFDAIIDKMNANFAEQAKAMQINGTDAAKDAGIYKSLPEDQLLKLGREFFLYYLHDDYNRKFRKMLTLEQFHDNDLAKMYSKLYVDDPLSYQGMLFGFMVTAGVLKTDNVQIMTLHFYAPIYYLLTICDREPEREPEALKLLDEHIKQFDRIYGREN, from the coding sequence ATGGATACAAAACAAAAGATATTAGATGAAGCGCTCACCCTCTTTTCCGAGAAAGGTTATGCCAATGTCTTTGTCGGCGACATCGCCCAGGCAGTCGGCATTAAAGCTCCTTCGCTCTATAAACACTACAAAAGCAAGAAGGCGATCTTCGATGCCATCATCGACAAGATGAATGCTAATTTCGCCGAGCAGGCCAAGGCAATGCAGATCAACGGTACTGATGCAGCCAAAGATGCAGGAATCTATAAGAGCCTTCCTGAAGACCAGCTCCTTAAGCTCGGCAGAGAATTCTTCCTCTACTATCTTCACGACGACTACAACAGGAAGTTCAGAAAGATGCTCACATTAGAGCAGTTCCACGACAATGATCTTGCGAAGATGTATTCGAAACTTTATGTCGATGACCCGCTCTCATATCAGGGAATGCTTTTCGGGTTCATGGTAACGGCTGGCGTGCTTAAAACTGATAACGTTCAGATAATGACACTCCACTTTTATGCGCCCATCTACTACCTTCTAACGATATGCGACAGAGAACCTGAAAGAGAACCTGAAGCTTTGAAATTGCTCGACGAGCACATCAAACAATTCGACAGAATATACGGGAGAGAAAACTAA